One part of the Lachnospiraceae bacterium JLR.KK002 genome encodes these proteins:
- a CDS encoding MFS domain-containing histidine kinase — protein MTKIRYSAGLKIAAIAAEQVFSVILVLSILILAVLYQKDILYLGEVKDKSFESSGYFSSKFQETAEEILDFTDLRRKFETDGSYDSEKEVDIQSYYDSREMAGQTAGKKEKGQSRIRYHLGDLSEWSRGYSKSDFEFSSSYTVDGEIYQKRNIYKNGNSVLSEEITVSGLGEMTRELQDVIIQNVEHYYGGSYSVPSSGMNQMSAAGTDSVSRNRVMRELQGQSMSTEMDVAETSSEQMAEDSETSEKMDKIIRKVMTGDLYELDGEELALLLNSMDMSYVQKNISYEFPDEDYLPLEGTGIWDSFLKGRYSMEQMCSAYAALEYTLDNIGEEVNQYKKCLNLYNLTEDGTNVSYLISRGNEDVIYTNISEPVNMQLEEYGEKKGKYLFYQEHDIRLKTNVKGMEDIFYNRLEPRYGGKGSVLFISVDTSFPHQDSFLDAKAEYNRLHPWIYLGILGMVVSLVMCLIALIYLSMAAGRREEGGKVYLNLFDRIPTEVLYILAVLEGIACIVMIGEVFARFGSDQMAGLLIMFGVLTFFNTAFLLIFYLSFIRRIRAGVLWSSSILHWFAKGIGMMFTTRKSSAKMLFWFGLHLAACFLIFSLMLANAYDQSLLTGGTLCFLLLCAVEGVLIIREGVQRNKVLEGIRNISDGDLEYKIALEELTGDNRRLAEAVNAVGDGLFHAVDASMRNEHLKADLITNVSHDIKTPLTSIINYVDLLKREELPNERVQNYIAVLDSKSQRLKQLTEDLVEASKVSSGNIRLEMERINLVELVYQTGGEFNEKFEARNLTIITKLPSEPVVIMADGRRIWRVLENLYNNVAKYAMEHTRVYVDMEADGEEVSFSIKNISENPLNIQADELTERFIRGDISRSTEGSGLGLSIAKSLTGLMGGNFEIYLDGDLFKATIRFKQEPEVRRLPDSENEV, from the coding sequence GTGACAAAGATTCGATATTCTGCCGGACTGAAAATTGCAGCGATTGCAGCAGAGCAGGTATTCTCGGTGATACTGGTACTGTCTATTCTGATTCTGGCTGTGCTGTATCAGAAAGATATTCTGTATCTGGGAGAGGTAAAGGACAAATCCTTTGAGTCTTCCGGCTATTTTTCTTCCAAATTTCAGGAGACAGCAGAAGAAATTCTGGATTTTACGGATTTGCGGAGAAAATTCGAAACAGACGGAAGTTATGACAGCGAAAAAGAAGTGGATATCCAAAGTTATTATGACAGCCGGGAGATGGCAGGGCAGACTGCAGGGAAAAAAGAAAAAGGGCAGAGCAGAATCCGGTATCATCTGGGAGATTTATCCGAATGGTCAAGAGGATACAGCAAATCGGATTTTGAATTCAGCTCTTCTTATACGGTGGACGGGGAAATTTACCAGAAACGGAATATTTATAAAAACGGCAACTCCGTGTTGAGTGAGGAAATCACAGTTTCCGGTCTGGGAGAAATGACCAGAGAACTGCAGGATGTGATTATTCAGAATGTGGAACATTATTACGGTGGTTCTTACAGCGTACCCTCTTCAGGAATGAATCAGATGTCTGCCGCAGGAACAGACAGTGTTTCCCGGAACAGGGTAATGCGGGAACTTCAGGGGCAGAGTATGTCCACAGAAATGGATGTGGCGGAGACCTCCTCCGAACAGATGGCAGAGGATTCGGAGACTTCCGAAAAAATGGATAAGATTATCCGAAAAGTTATGACGGGCGATTTGTATGAGCTGGACGGAGAAGAACTGGCCCTGCTTTTAAACAGCATGGATATGTCCTACGTGCAGAAGAATATCAGTTATGAATTTCCGGATGAGGATTACCTGCCGCTGGAAGGGACGGGAATATGGGACAGTTTTCTCAAAGGCAGGTACTCCATGGAGCAGATGTGCAGCGCCTATGCCGCACTGGAATATACCCTTGACAATATCGGAGAGGAAGTCAACCAGTATAAAAAATGCCTGAATCTGTATAATCTGACGGAAGACGGCACCAATGTAAGCTACCTGATCAGCAGGGGAAATGAAGACGTCATTTACACGAATATTTCAGAACCTGTCAATATGCAGCTGGAAGAATACGGAGAAAAAAAGGGAAAATACCTCTTTTATCAGGAACATGATATCCGTCTGAAAACCAATGTAAAAGGAATGGAGGATATATTTTACAACAGGCTGGAGCCCAGGTACGGAGGAAAAGGCAGCGTACTGTTTATCAGCGTGGATACGTCGTTTCCCCATCAGGACAGTTTTCTGGATGCAAAAGCAGAATATAACCGGCTGCATCCCTGGATATATCTCGGCATTCTGGGGATGGTTGTCAGTCTGGTTATGTGCCTGATTGCGCTGATTTATCTCAGCATGGCGGCGGGCAGGCGGGAAGAAGGCGGAAAAGTATATCTGAATCTGTTTGACCGTATACCCACGGAAGTTTTATATATTCTGGCAGTTCTGGAAGGGATTGCCTGCATTGTGATGATTGGAGAAGTGTTTGCAAGATTTGGCAGCGACCAGATGGCCGGGCTGCTGATTATGTTCGGGGTGCTGACATTTTTCAACACAGCTTTTCTGCTGATTTTTTATCTTAGCTTTATACGGAGAATCCGGGCGGGCGTTCTCTGGAGCAGCAGCATTCTGCACTGGTTTGCAAAAGGCATCGGAATGATGTTTACAACCAGAAAATCTTCTGCCAAGATGCTGTTCTGGTTTGGCCTGCACCTGGCAGCATGTTTTCTGATTTTTTCCCTTATGCTGGCCAATGCTTATGACCAGTCTCTGCTGACAGGAGGAACGCTGTGTTTCCTGCTGCTGTGCGCAGTGGAAGGCGTGCTGATTATCCGGGAAGGCGTTCAGCGCAACAAGGTTCTGGAAGGAATCCGGAACATTTCCGACGGAGATCTGGAGTACAAAATTGCCCTGGAAGAACTGACGGGAGATAACCGGCGGCTGGCAGAAGCAGTCAATGCTGTCGGGGACGGACTCTTTCATGCAGTGGACGCCAGTATGCGGAACGAACACTTAAAGGCAGATTTAATAACTAATGTTTCCCATGATATTAAAACGCCTCTCACGTCCATTATCAATTATGTGGATTTGCTGAAAAGAGAGGAACTGCCCAATGAGCGGGTACAGAATTACATTGCGGTGCTGGACAGCAAATCCCAGCGTCTGAAACAGCTGACCGAAGATCTGGTGGAGGCCTCCAAGGTCAGCTCCGGAAATATCAGGCTGGAAATGGAGCGGATTAATCTGGTGGAGCTGGTATACCAGACAGGGGGCGAGTTCAATGAGAAATTCGAGGCCCGGAACCTTACCATAATCACAAAACTGCCCAGCGAGCCGGTGGTAATTATGGCGGATGGACGAAGAATCTGGCGTGTTCTGGAAAATCTTTACAACAATGTGGCAAAATATGCCATGGAACATACACGGGTCTATGTGGATATGGAAGCAGACGGGGAGGAAGTGTCCTTTTCCATCAAAAATATTTCGGAAAATCCCCTGAACATACAGGCGGATGAGCTGACAGAGCGTTTTATCCGGGGAGATATTTCCCGAAGTACGGAAGGCAGCGGCCTGGGCCTTTCCATTGCCAAAAGCCTGACGGGCCTGATGGGAGGGAACTTTGAAATCTATCTTGACGGAGATTTGTTTAAAGCCACCATTCGTTTTAAGCAGGAGCCGGAAGTACGGAGGCTGCCGGATTCAGAAAATGAAGTATAA
- a CDS encoding ATP-binding protein — translation MEKKNQMENVLDHITGASVFVMAQDSHEILYVNDRLRKIRPFIQLGDICEDVWNCGCRNCPGCLMGDRESSFITSYDMPFGKFVDMSATKIMWNDEIPACLVSISNHMMEELDQEKELGRQQMQIAVSQIYTMVISVNLTQNTYFMVEYAGFDSHCAPVSGTFDSLIESGAATMHPDYREAFVEKFSRSSLLKLYGEGGRSRYMEHLQMGDDGSYHWTDTHVIRIENPYSEDIMQISLSRNIDDQKAMEEQIRNAVLQQVEVSKRFAISIRNMYDDIYEADLVRGEIYNFRYEDTGLARVLMDKSYRELVEEIAEEQVCPECREKYLENMSVYTLQKHLLEEEKQVYFEYRREKTGGECHWYSNLIQLVSENQNDFRIMIFARDINAIRNKDEQKKQELQKALEEAKSANRVKADFISRMSHDIRTPINAIMGMSAIASASPEDSGKVGECLEKIGLSARFLLSMINDILDMSRIESGKLVIVEKEFRFRELMQEITSMITVQVQEKKQELHISIEENVAEAYLGDAMHLKQILLNLLSNAIQFTREEGRISLTARQTEKSGEQAVLKIQVEDNGIGMSEEFQKVLFEPFEQENATEGRVFESSGLGLSITRNLVQLMGGTIEFESKIAEGTTFEVELPFKITEEFPRREAEVTEVEPEGFQGQRVLVVEDNDINLEIVQTILEGWNLVVDAAENGLVALEKFRASRPGWYRLILMDIRMPVMDGLTATRKIRGLNREDAGTVPIMALTANASQEDSRYAASIGMNEYLTKPVEMKLLYRKIKEFFCR, via the coding sequence ATGGAAAAGAAAAACCAGATGGAAAACGTGCTGGATCATATAACAGGTGCTTCTGTTTTTGTCATGGCGCAGGACAGCCATGAGATTTTATACGTGAATGACCGGCTCAGGAAAATCAGGCCGTTTATACAACTGGGAGATATTTGTGAGGACGTATGGAACTGCGGCTGCCGGAACTGTCCCGGATGTCTTATGGGAGACAGGGAGAGCAGTTTCATAACCAGTTATGACATGCCTTTTGGAAAATTTGTGGATATGTCTGCCACAAAGATTATGTGGAATGATGAGATTCCTGCCTGTCTGGTGTCTATCAGCAATCACATGATGGAAGAACTGGACCAGGAGAAAGAACTTGGCAGGCAGCAGATGCAGATTGCAGTATCTCAGATTTATACCATGGTAATTTCTGTAAATCTTACCCAAAATACATATTTTATGGTGGAGTATGCAGGATTTGACAGCCATTGCGCGCCTGTTTCCGGAACCTTTGACAGTCTGATAGAAAGCGGCGCAGCCACCATGCATCCGGATTACCGGGAGGCATTTGTGGAGAAGTTCAGCAGAAGCAGTCTTCTGAAGCTGTACGGAGAGGGAGGGAGATCCAGATACATGGAACACCTCCAGATGGGAGATGACGGCAGTTACCACTGGACGGATACCCATGTTATCCGTATTGAGAATCCTTACAGTGAGGATATTATGCAGATTTCTCTGAGCCGGAATATTGACGACCAAAAGGCCATGGAGGAACAGATTCGGAATGCTGTTCTGCAGCAGGTGGAAGTCAGCAAGCGATTTGCCATCAGTATCCGTAACATGTATGACGACATTTACGAAGCGGATCTGGTACGCGGGGAAATTTATAATTTCCGGTATGAGGATACAGGTCTGGCCAGAGTACTGATGGATAAGAGCTACCGGGAACTGGTGGAGGAGATTGCGGAAGAACAGGTCTGCCCGGAATGCCGGGAAAAGTACCTTGAAAACATGTCGGTGTATACCCTGCAGAAACATCTGCTGGAAGAAGAAAAACAGGTGTATTTTGAGTACCGGAGAGAGAAAACAGGAGGGGAATGCCACTGGTATTCCAACCTGATTCAGCTTGTATCCGAGAATCAGAATGATTTCCGCATTATGATTTTTGCCCGTGATATCAATGCAATCCGGAATAAAGATGAGCAGAAGAAGCAGGAACTGCAGAAAGCACTGGAGGAAGCCAAAAGTGCCAACCGGGTCAAAGCAGACTTTATTTCCAGAATGTCCCATGACATTCGTACTCCTATCAACGCCATTATGGGGATGTCTGCCATTGCTTCCGCCAGCCCTGAGGATTCCGGAAAGGTTGGAGAGTGCCTGGAGAAAATAGGCCTTTCTGCCAGATTTCTGCTGTCTATGATCAATGATATTCTGGATATGTCCAGAATTGAAAGCGGGAAACTGGTCATTGTGGAGAAGGAGTTCCGATTCCGGGAACTGATGCAGGAAATCACTTCCATGATAACCGTGCAGGTGCAGGAAAAGAAGCAGGAGTTACATATTTCCATTGAAGAGAATGTGGCGGAGGCTTATCTGGGCGACGCCATGCATTTGAAGCAGATTCTTCTGAATCTTCTGAGTAACGCGATACAGTTTACCAGAGAGGAAGGGCGTATTTCCCTGACCGCCCGGCAGACAGAAAAGAGTGGAGAACAGGCAGTTCTTAAGATTCAGGTGGAAGACAATGGAATCGGAATGAGCGAGGAATTTCAGAAAGTGCTGTTTGAGCCCTTTGAGCAGGAAAATGCCACGGAAGGGCGGGTGTTTGAGAGCAGCGGTCTGGGCCTTTCCATTACCAGAAATCTGGTACAGCTTATGGGCGGTACCATAGAGTTTGAAAGCAAAATTGCGGAGGGAACCACTTTTGAGGTGGAACTTCCCTTTAAAATCACAGAGGAATTTCCCCGGAGAGAAGCAGAAGTAACGGAGGTGGAACCGGAAGGATTTCAGGGCCAGCGGGTGCTGGTGGTGGAGGATAATGATATCAATCTGGAGATTGTGCAGACCATTCTGGAAGGCTGGAACCTGGTGGTGGACGCCGCAGAAAATGGTCTGGTGGCTCTGGAAAAATTCAGGGCTTCCCGGCCGGGCTGGTACCGTCTTATACTGATGGATATCCGTATGCCGGTGATGGACGGACTGACGGCCACCAGAAAAATCCGGGGTCTGAACCGGGAGGACGCCGGTACCGTGCCTATTATGGCCCTGACAGCCAATGCTTCACAGGAGGACAGCAGGTATGCGGCCAGTATCGGGATGAATGAATATCTGACCAAACCGGTGGAAATGAAGCTGCTGTACCGGAAGATAAAAGAGTTCTTTTGCAGATAA
- a CDS encoding hydratase, which translates to MIKLHDGGVYLVNGTTLIDDGPQAAAAIRKETGKEVTREEAAGSTIAYGILADHNTSGNMEKLKIKFDKLTSHDITFVGIIQTARASGLEKFPVPYVLTNCHNSLCAVGGTINEDDHMFGLSCAKKYGGVYVPPHQAVIHQYAREMLAGGGKMILGSDSHTRYGALGTMAMGEGGPELVKQLLNKTYDINMPGVVGVYLTGKPQKGVGPQDVALAIIGEVFANGYVNNKVMEFVGPGVSSLSADFRIGIDVMTTETTCLSSIWRTDDTIREFYEIHGRKEEFKELNPGQAVYYDGMIEVDLSKVKPMIAMPFHPSNTYTIEELNANLMDILDDCEKKAQVSLDGAVDFTLKDKVRNGKLYVDQGIIAGCAGGGFENIAAAADIMEGASIGSDEFTLSIYPASMPIYMELMKTGAAETLMETGAILKTAFCGPCFGAGDTPGNNGFSIRHSTRNFPNREGSKLQSGQIASVALMDARSIAATAANKGYLTAATDMDVYYTNPKYHFDSRIYANRVFDSKGVADPAQEIKFGPNIKDWPAMSELPQNMVLKVVSEIHDPVTTTDELIPSGETSSYRSNPLGLAEFTLSRKDPAYVGRAKEIQKAQKALEAGTCPIEAVEELGPVMEAIHRVFPEKAFGEKSEAGLLGFGSTIFAVKPGDGSAREQAASCQKVLGGWANIANEYATKRYRSNLINWGMLPFLISEGELPFSNEDYIFIPDIRQAVEDRKTDIPAYVVKDGELKEFTLGMGELTEDERTIILKGCLINYYKG; encoded by the coding sequence ATGATAAAATTACACGACGGAGGGGTTTATCTGGTCAACGGTACCACGCTGATTGACGACGGCCCCCAGGCAGCGGCAGCCATCCGGAAAGAAACCGGTAAGGAAGTAACCAGAGAGGAAGCAGCCGGAAGCACCATTGCATATGGAATTCTGGCAGACCACAATACTTCCGGAAATATGGAGAAATTAAAAATTAAATTTGATAAACTGACGTCCCACGATATTACTTTTGTGGGTATTATTCAGACTGCACGGGCCTCCGGACTGGAGAAATTTCCGGTTCCCTATGTACTGACCAACTGCCACAATTCCCTGTGTGCAGTGGGAGGGACCATCAATGAAGACGACCACATGTTCGGGCTGAGCTGCGCCAAAAAATACGGCGGCGTCTATGTACCGCCTCATCAGGCAGTTATCCACCAGTATGCCAGAGAAATGCTGGCAGGAGGCGGCAAAATGATTCTGGGCTCCGATTCCCATACCCGTTACGGGGCGCTGGGTACCATGGCCATGGGAGAGGGAGGGCCGGAACTGGTAAAACAGCTTCTGAACAAAACCTATGATATCAATATGCCGGGCGTGGTGGGAGTTTATCTTACCGGAAAACCTCAGAAGGGAGTGGGCCCTCAGGATGTGGCTCTGGCCATTATCGGAGAAGTATTTGCCAACGGTTATGTGAATAATAAAGTGATGGAATTTGTGGGCCCCGGCGTATCATCCTTAAGTGCAGATTTCCGCATCGGTATCGACGTTATGACTACAGAAACCACATGTCTGTCGTCTATCTGGAGAACAGATGACACAATCCGGGAATTCTATGAAATTCATGGACGGAAAGAAGAATTTAAGGAGCTGAATCCCGGCCAGGCTGTTTATTACGACGGCATGATAGAAGTGGATTTGAGTAAAGTGAAGCCCATGATTGCCATGCCCTTCCACCCCAGTAATACGTACACCATTGAGGAATTAAATGCAAATCTTATGGACATTCTGGACGACTGCGAGAAGAAAGCCCAGGTGAGTCTGGACGGAGCGGTGGATTTCACTCTGAAAGATAAGGTCCGGAACGGGAAACTCTATGTGGACCAGGGAATCATTGCGGGCTGTGCCGGCGGCGGATTTGAAAATATTGCGGCGGCGGCGGATATTATGGAAGGAGCCAGCATTGGTTCCGATGAGTTTACGCTGAGTATATATCCGGCAAGTATGCCCATTTATATGGAACTGATGAAGACAGGTGCGGCAGAGACACTGATGGAAACAGGCGCCATTCTGAAAACGGCTTTCTGCGGGCCATGTTTCGGCGCCGGAGATACACCGGGCAATAACGGATTCTCCATCCGCCATTCCACCAGGAACTTCCCCAACCGGGAAGGAAGCAAGCTCCAGAGCGGACAGATTGCTTCCGTGGCTCTGATGGACGCCCGTTCCATTGCAGCCACAGCGGCAAATAAGGGATATCTTACCGCAGCTACCGACATGGACGTATACTACACTAATCCGAAATATCATTTTGACAGCAGAATTTATGCGAACCGGGTGTTCGACAGCAAAGGGGTTGCAGATCCCGCACAGGAAATCAAATTCGGCCCCAATATCAAAGACTGGCCGGCCATGAGCGAACTGCCTCAGAATATGGTATTAAAAGTGGTTTCCGAGATTCATGACCCGGTTACCACCACGGACGAGCTGATTCCTTCCGGAGAGACTTCCTCCTACCGCTCCAATCCTCTGGGTCTGGCAGAGTTCACCCTGTCCAGAAAAGATCCCGCCTATGTGGGACGGGCCAAAGAGATTCAGAAGGCCCAGAAGGCGCTGGAAGCAGGTACCTGCCCCATAGAGGCAGTGGAAGAACTGGGGCCGGTCATGGAAGCCATTCACAGAGTATTTCCGGAAAAAGCCTTTGGAGAAAAATCAGAAGCCGGACTGCTGGGATTTGGAAGCACTATCTTTGCCGTAAAACCGGGAGACGGTTCCGCCAGGGAGCAGGCTGCCTCCTGCCAGAAGGTGCTGGGGGGATGGGCGAATATCGCCAACGAGTATGCAACGAAACGCTACCGCTCCAATCTGATTAACTGGGGTATGCTTCCCTTCCTGATTTCAGAGGGAGAATTGCCTTTCTCAAATGAAGATTATATTTTTATTCCGGATATCCGCCAGGCAGTGGAGGACAGGAAAACGGACATTCCGGCCTATGTGGTGAAAGACGGAGAATTGAAAGAATTTACCCTGGGCATGGGTGAACTGACCGAAGATGAACGCACAATTATTTTAAAAGGCTGCCTGATTAATTATTATAAGGGATAG
- the glgB gene encoding 1,4-alpha-glucan branching protein GlgB, producing MERFSDLDMYYFGQATHYDIYKKLGAHPVTEKGKKGVYFAVWAPNAAKVSVIGDFNEWKEDANEMTRLEPMGIYELFIPGVQLGALYKFYIETPDGRKLYKADPFANYAELRPGNASAVADINAFKWTDSKWMEKRAACKDVHTQPMAIYEVHPGSWMRHPGREDEGFYTYRELAVRLTEYVKEMGYTHVELMGISEYPFDGSWGYQVTGYYAPTSRYGTPEDFAYLVDYLHKHGIGVILDWVPAHFPRDAHGMAEFDGTCLYEYADPKKGEHPDWGTKIFDYGKNEVKNFLIGSALMWIEHYHVDGLRVDAVASMLYLDYGKQDGQWVANKYGGNHNLEAIEFFKHINTLILGRNPGTVMIAEESTAWPRVTGKVEDDGLNFSYKWNMGWMHDFLDYMKLDPYFRKDNHNRMTFAMSYNHSENYILVLSHDEVVHLKCSMINKMPGEGKEKFANLKAGYGFMMGHPGKKLLFMGQEFGQLREWSEERELDWFLLEEPEHLQLQTYVKDLLHIYTKYPAMYEADTRFDNFEWINADDNFRSIFSFVRKSRSGKNNLLFVCNFTPVAREDYRVGVPLKKQYKLIFNSDDKKYGGEGEKRPLVYKAEKEECDNRPFSFAYPLPAFGVAVFVY from the coding sequence ATGGAACGTTTTTCAGATTTGGATATGTACTATTTTGGACAGGCAACACATTATGATATTTATAAGAAACTGGGCGCACATCCCGTTACGGAAAAAGGGAAAAAAGGTGTGTATTTTGCAGTGTGGGCGCCCAACGCGGCAAAAGTTTCCGTAATAGGAGATTTTAATGAGTGGAAAGAAGACGCAAATGAAATGACCCGTCTGGAGCCTATGGGAATCTATGAGTTGTTTATTCCTGGGGTGCAGCTGGGGGCTTTGTATAAATTCTATATTGAAACTCCGGACGGCAGAAAGCTCTACAAGGCAGACCCTTTTGCAAATTATGCGGAACTGCGGCCGGGAAATGCTTCCGCAGTGGCAGATATCAATGCCTTTAAGTGGACAGACAGCAAATGGATGGAAAAGCGCGCGGCGTGCAAAGATGTGCATACACAGCCCATGGCTATTTATGAAGTACATCCCGGCTCCTGGATGCGTCATCCGGGCAGGGAAGATGAAGGATTTTACACTTACCGGGAACTGGCGGTAAGGCTCACAGAGTATGTAAAGGAAATGGGATATACCCATGTGGAGCTGATGGGAATTTCAGAATATCCCTTTGACGGTTCCTGGGGCTATCAGGTAACCGGTTATTACGCTCCCACTTCCCGGTATGGAACGCCGGAGGATTTCGCTTACCTGGTAGATTATCTGCACAAGCATGGAATCGGCGTGATTCTGGACTGGGTTCCGGCTCATTTCCCCAGAGACGCCCATGGTATGGCAGAATTTGACGGCACCTGCCTCTATGAATATGCAGACCCGAAAAAGGGAGAACATCCCGACTGGGGCACCAAGATTTTTGATTACGGTAAAAATGAAGTGAAGAATTTCCTCATTGGCAGTGCGCTGATGTGGATTGAGCATTACCATGTGGATGGCCTGCGGGTGGATGCAGTGGCTTCCATGCTGTATCTGGATTATGGCAAACAGGACGGCCAGTGGGTAGCCAATAAATACGGCGGCAACCACAATCTGGAAGCAATCGAATTTTTCAAACATATCAATACGCTGATTCTGGGAAGAAATCCGGGAACCGTTATGATTGCGGAGGAATCTACCGCATGGCCCAGAGTGACCGGAAAAGTGGAAGATGACGGTCTGAATTTCAGTTATAAATGGAATATGGGCTGGATGCATGATTTCCTGGATTACATGAAACTTGACCCATATTTCCGGAAAGACAATCATAACCGGATGACCTTTGCCATGAGCTACAACCACAGTGAAAATTATATTCTGGTGCTGTCTCATGACGAGGTGGTACATTTGAAGTGCTCCATGATTAACAAAATGCCAGGGGAAGGAAAAGAGAAATTTGCCAATCTGAAAGCAGGATATGGATTTATGATGGGCCATCCCGGCAAAAAACTGCTGTTTATGGGACAGGAATTCGGCCAGCTCCGGGAATGGAGCGAGGAACGGGAACTTGACTGGTTCCTGCTGGAAGAACCGGAACATCTTCAGCTTCAGACTTATGTAAAAGATTTGCTCCACATTTACACCAAATATCCGGCCATGTACGAAGCAGATACCCGGTTTGATAACTTTGAGTGGATTAATGCGGACGATAATTTCAGAAGTATTTTCAGTTTTGTGAGAAAGAGCCGCAGCGGTAAAAATAACCTGCTGTTTGTATGCAACTTTACACCGGTAGCGCGGGAAGATTACCGTGTAGGAGTGCCGCTGAAAAAGCAGTATAAGCTGATTTTTAACAGCGATGATAAGAAATACGGCGGAGAGGGCGAAAAGCGTCCGCTGGTGTACAAAGCGGAAAAGGAGGAATGCGATAACCGTCCGTTCTCCTTTGCATATCCCCTGCCGGCATTCGGCGTAGCAGTTTTCGTATATTAA
- a CDS encoding AI-2E family transporter, with protein sequence MDKQENKQRKEKSNWNIRPYMAVGLTSFLVIVASILFFFLIYRYHGFTKIVDKMMVILQPIIIGLILAYLVTPIVNFEERHLLPYMREKMKNPKKADKMVRGLSVAGALLFVAVIIGVLLQMVIPELYRSINGMIGTLPRQVNSFMDWLNEYVSSDSEISGYLETALTKGTEFFENWAQTEFLPQTKNIIAGLTSGVIIAVKLVFNVVVGIIISIYVLMSKEDFIGQSKKITYAVFPAKKANAIIHTVHKSNEIFGGFISGKILDSLIIGLLCFACLYLMKMPYTVLVSVIVGVTNVIPFFGPYLGAVPSAILIMLANPIKGLYFIIFIVVLQQIDGNIIGPKILGDSTGLSSFWVVFAILTFGGIFGIPGMIIGVPVFAVIFYVIKNILSWVLKKKQLPRDTESYIRAERLDPATNRLICFPEEDSVKKQRKLRESKKENRDEKNKADRP encoded by the coding sequence TTGGACAAACAGGAGAATAAACAGAGAAAGGAAAAATCGAACTGGAATATCAGGCCCTATATGGCTGTGGGGCTGACTTCCTTTCTGGTCATTGTGGCCAGTATCTTATTTTTCTTTCTGATTTACCGATATCACGGATTTACAAAAATTGTGGATAAAATGATGGTAATTCTGCAGCCCATCATTATCGGACTGATTCTTGCATATCTGGTGACGCCGATTGTGAATTTTGAGGAACGCCATTTGCTGCCTTATATGCGGGAGAAAATGAAGAATCCGAAGAAAGCGGACAAAATGGTGCGCGGCTTAAGCGTGGCAGGAGCGCTGCTGTTTGTGGCAGTGATTATCGGCGTTTTGCTGCAGATGGTAATTCCGGAACTTTACCGGAGCATCAATGGCATGATTGGCACTCTGCCCAGACAGGTCAACAGTTTTATGGACTGGCTCAACGAGTATGTAAGCTCGGACAGCGAGATTTCCGGTTATCTGGAAACGGCACTGACAAAGGGTACGGAATTTTTTGAAAACTGGGCACAGACAGAATTTCTTCCCCAGACCAAGAATATCATTGCCGGACTGACTTCCGGTGTGATTATAGCCGTAAAACTGGTGTTTAACGTGGTGGTGGGCATTATTATTTCCATTTATGTGCTGATGAGCAAAGAAGATTTTATCGGCCAGAGCAAGAAAATTACTTATGCTGTTTTTCCTGCTAAAAAAGCCAACGCTATTATTCATACCGTCCATAAAAGCAACGAAATATTCGGCGGCTTTATTTCCGGGAAAATCCTGGATTCTCTGATTATCGGACTGCTCTGCTTTGCCTGCCTGTATCTGATGAAAATGCCCTATACGGTGCTGGTCAGCGTAATTGTAGGCGTGACAAATGTAATTCCCTTTTTCGGGCCTTATCTTGGAGCAGTGCCCAGCGCCATCCTGATTATGCTGGCAAATCCCATAAAAGGACTGTATTTTATTATTTTCATTGTGGTGCTTCAGCAGATAGACGGAAATATCATCGGACCAAAAATTCTGGGAGATTCCACCGGATTATCTTCCTTCTGGGTGGTGTTTGCCATTCTGACCTTCGGCGGAATTTTCGGTATTCCCGGCATGATTATCGGTGTTCCGGTATTTGCGGTGATTTTCTATGTGATTAAAAATATTCTGTCCTGGGTCCTGAAGAAAAAGCAGCTTCCCAGGGATACGGAGAGTTATATCAGGGCGGAACGGCTGGACCCTGCAACCAACAGGCTGATTTGTTTCCCGGAAGAAGATTCGGTGAAAAAGCAGAGAAAGCTGAGGGAATCGAAAAAAGAGAACAGGGATGAAAAAAATAAGGCAGACAGACCATAA